TGATGCTTCCTTTCTCTGTGTTTATTTATTCTTTCTTCGGCAAAAACAAAACAGGCGCAGATTATTATGGAAAACCTGAAACAGTCAACATAAATCAGCAAATGTCCTTGCATTTTACGCGAAGGACATTAATCTTTACCGGTTGTTTGCGAAGCGTAGCCGCGACTAAATCCGCGCCTGTAGCTCAACTGGATAGAGTGTCGGCCTCCGAAGCCGAAGGTTGCCAGTTCGACCCTGGCCAGGCGCACCAGCTGAAAACCATAATTTTATCCTGCTCAAACATCGTTTTAATCAATAAAATCAATGCTTTTATGCGTTTTTACCGTTTGGTCATTTTGCGCATTTTTGCTTTTCTTTGATAAATCCCATCCTATCATGTTGTATTCAGGTTTGCCGGGCCGTTTCCATACTATGCTGCCACCTTTGCCTACGATTCCGAATTCAGCTGGCGCGTTTGGGACAAATCCTCTTTGATGTCGATCCAGGACGGCCAAAACGTTTGTGCTGATCTCAGGCGATTTCAATCTTCCCCTATCCAAAGCGGGCTCTGCCCGCAACCCAATGTTATTAATGCTTCCTTCCCCATGTGGTGCGAATTTGGTTAGAAAAAGGCGGCGGCGATTCCGGCTCATCCGGCCCGTTGCCGCCCTCGCGCATACACGAGTATAGCGCTTCGCGCGGCGCCGGTCCATCTGAACCGGACTGGCCTTTCTTTTTCGAATCCGCCGCTGGCGGAAGCCAAATTCACCCCACGCTTGCATCGGGCTTCGCTCAAAGCTACGCCCGAGTTCTCGTTAAAGATGTGCAACCCTTCCGCCAAATCCTTGATGCTCTCTCAAAACCACGCCTTCAAAACTCGCGCCGTATCCGCTCCCTGGAAATAACCGGTAAAGACCGCGATTTCCTTCAGGCCTTGTCCGATCCGAAGTTTGCCGTCTCCGGCCTGACCAATAAAGACCTCCGGCAGATATACTCGTGTATGCGTGAGGGCGGGAAATCCGCAGATGCGCCGGAATCGCCGGAGATTTTCCGAACGAAATGCACCGCGCATATGCTTCATACCCACATCATCCTTACCCAGCATTATTTTCTTGCTTTTCATCACGGCTTTTGACATTTCAGGTGCTAAATAAGAAGGCATTACTCTGAAAGTTACATTTGTAACTTTAGAAGTTACGAAGGGGGTCTTTACTCCTGTCCCTTTCAGTTTATGGCCCAGTCGGTGAGCAAGAATCACAGGGAACAGAGTTGAATCCGCTCCGGTGTCCATCAGCCCCAACGTGGAGAGATTCTGCCCTGTTATTGGATTACGAATCAGCAGAGGCAAGCGGGTATAGGGACGGTGTTCAAACGAACCGTCTTGCAGCCGCAACTGGAGGAAAGGATATTGAAGCGACGGCATGGCTCAATAGATGTATTTTTTGAAGGGTCGTGAGGGAACACGATAAAAGGTTCACGCACCCCGGCCTTCTCTGTCTTTTCAAGCACAACGGCTAAATTGTTGCCATGCGCCACAACGGACGTGTCTTCCACGGATCGCAGAGACACATACCGCGCATAAGGACAATCAAGTTTAATGATTTTCGCTCCGGTTGATTTCTTCATGGTTTCCTCTTTCTGTTAAGACTCTATCACGCCAGCGGCTAATGTTGCAAGCAGTTTTTCTTTTATCGTGTGCCAGTTTTTTCCGTTCAGCTTGTCCACCCAGCGCCGGCGTGCGCCGTGGACGAAGTCAACACCGGGGATGTGGAAGAAAGAGAGCGGACGTAAAAGATGCCCCGCGTGCGGCACGGAATTGGAAAAGCAATCTTCTCCCATGACATGGCCGGTCAGCATGAGCTTGTGGGCGCTTCCCCATTCGTGGATGGTTTTGAAAAATGAATCAGCATAAAGCCGCGACAGAATGTCATGGAAGTCATAGCGTATTTTTGCCGTCTTCCGGCCGATATCAAACAACAGGGCGTGAAGGTATTTACCCAGGTCGTAGCCTTTCATGGCGGCAAATTTCTTTAAATCCGGCTTGTCTCCCCGCATTCCAAAGGTTAAAGTGTGCTTATAACGATCGGGCAATCAACAAGGAGGACAGGAGGCAGCCATGCCGGAATTCGGATCATCCCTTTCGGGACTCGCCAATAACCGCAAAATCACGAAACAGGAGCTCATTCGCGCGATCCGCTTCATGATCGCCGCGGAATATGAAGCGATTCAGTTATACATGCAACTGGCCGAATCAACCGACAACAAGCTGGCCGTTGACGTCCTCCGGGACATTGCCGACGAGGAAAGAGTTCACGCGGGAGAGTTTCTACGGCTGCTCCGCGAATTGGCCCCGGATGAAGAAAAATTCTATGCCGAAGGGGCGGATGAGGTTGAGGAGGAAATCAGGAAACTCAAAAGCTCAAAGTAAGTCTTTTTTGAAATGAAAGGCAATCATGCTCGCTAAAGTGCATTCCGGCGCCGTTTATGGCATTGATGCTTATCCGGTTGAAATTGAGGTGAACGAGGGGCGCGGCGACCCGCAAACGGTGATCGTCGGCCTGCCGGACACCGCCGTCAAGGAAAGCAAGGACCGGGTCCAGACCGCCATTCTCAATTCCGCATTTGAAATGCCGAAAGGGCGCATCACCATCAACCTCGCCCCGGCCGATATAAAAAAAGAGGGGCCGGTCTTTGACCTGCCGATCGCCATCGGCATCCTTGCCACGCAGGGATTCATCCCGCTGGAAGCGCTTGCTCAATACGGCATGATCGGCGAACTGGCCCTGAGCGGCAAAGTGCGCCGGGCAAAAGGCGTGCTGCCGATTGCCATGGCCATGAAAAAAGAAGGACTCAAAATGATCCTCGTGCCGCGGGATAACGCCGATGAAGCCGCCGTGGTTGAGGGAATAAAAGTTTTCCCCGTCAAAAACCTGCGTGAAGCCGCCGACCTGATCGGCGGATTGAGCCAACCGGCGCCTTTCCGGATTGATGTCGCTGAAATATTTGACTCAACGTCCGTTTACGACGAGGATTTTGCCGACGTCAAGGGCCAGGAACAGGCCAAGCGCGCCGTGGAAGTGGCCGTGGCCGGCGGACATAATTTACTGATGATCGGTCCGCCGGGAACCGGAAAAACCATGCTCGCCAAGCGGATCCCCTCCATTCTGCCCTTGATGACCCTGGAAGAAGCCTTGGAGACAACCAAAATTCACAGCATCGCCGGCGCGCTCGCCCCCCGCCAGGCGCTGATTACTCACCGTCCTTTCCGCGCCCCGCATCATACGGTTTCCGACGCCGGACTTTTAGGCGGCGGGGCGCATCCCATGCCGGGCGAGGTCAGCCTGGCCCACCGCGGCGTGCTCTTCCTTGACGAATTGCCGGAATTTCACCGCAACGCCCTGGAAGTTCTGCGCCAACCGCTTGAAGACGGTTCGGTTACGATTTCCCGCGCTATGGCCAGCATGACGTTTCCCTGCCAGTTCATGCTGGTCGGCGCCATGAACCCCTGCAAATGCGGCTGGTATGGCGATCCCAAGCATGAATGCCGCTGCAATCCCAACCAGATTCAGAATTATCGCAACAAGATTTCCGGGCCTTTGCTTGACAGAATAGACATTCATATTGAGGTTCCATCGGTAAAATATCAGGAATTGACTTCACTCGGCGCCGGAGAACCCTCGGCAAAAATCCGCGCACGGGTAATTGCCGCCCGGGAAATACAGAAGGAAAGATTCAAGGGGTTAAGAAAAGTCCATTGCAACGCCGCCATGCGCACCAAGGACACGGGAAAATTCTGCGCACTCAAGGATGAGGCCCAATCGCTCCTCAAAATGGCCATTCCCGAGCTCAATTTCACCGCCCGGGCCTACGACCGAATTTTGAAAGTCTCCCGCACCATCGCCGACCTGTCCGGAAAGGAACAGATTGGAAGCGAACATATCTCCGAGGCAATCCAATATAGAACATTGGACAGGCAATTTTGGATTTGATCAGTCCGGATAGGCGGATAAATCAGAGTGAAGCTCACCGCGGGATTCTTCACTGTTCCCCCTTGATCCAGACTTGGTTGGATTGATACCAGCACCACCCTGGCAACGGCATCCGCACCGGCAATCGAGCCGGGTTCGATTGGACGCGCTGATACAATTCGGTTTTGTTTGGCAGGCCACCGACGGCATCGAGCGTCTCGACACAGAACGAACCTAGTGCTACGGAGAGTGTC
This genomic stretch from Kiritimatiellia bacterium harbors:
- a CDS encoding ferritin family protein, producing the protein MPEFGSSLSGLANNRKITKQELIRAIRFMIAAEYEAIQLYMQLAESTDNKLAVDVLRDIADEERVHAGEFLRLLRELAPDEEKFYAEGADEVEEEIRKLKSSK
- a CDS encoding YifB family Mg chelatase-like AAA ATPase produces the protein MLAKVHSGAVYGIDAYPVEIEVNEGRGDPQTVIVGLPDTAVKESKDRVQTAILNSAFEMPKGRITINLAPADIKKEGPVFDLPIAIGILATQGFIPLEALAQYGMIGELALSGKVRRAKGVLPIAMAMKKEGLKMILVPRDNADEAAVVEGIKVFPVKNLREAADLIGGLSQPAPFRIDVAEIFDSTSVYDEDFADVKGQEQAKRAVEVAVAGGHNLLMIGPPGTGKTMLAKRIPSILPLMTLEEALETTKIHSIAGALAPRQALITHRPFRAPHHTVSDAGLLGGGAHPMPGEVSLAHRGVLFLDELPEFHRNALEVLRQPLEDGSVTISRAMASMTFPCQFMLVGAMNPCKCGWYGDPKHECRCNPNQIQNYRNKISGPLLDRIDIHIEVPSVKYQELTSLGAGEPSAKIRARVIAAREIQKERFKGLRKVHCNAAMRTKDTGKFCALKDEAQSLLKMAIPELNFTARAYDRILKVSRTIADLSGKEQIGSEHISEAIQYRTLDRQFWI